In Actinoplanes derwentensis, the following proteins share a genomic window:
- the argF gene encoding ornithine carbamoyltransferase — MTTRHFLRDDDLTPQEQAEVLDLAAEMKANRFGYTPLAGPRSVAVFFDKASLRTRLSFEAGIAELGGQPIIVDTQNTHFGRGETLADAGRVVARYVSAMVFRTHGDERLAELASGVKVPVVNALSDGYHPCQLLADLLTVRERFGSTNGKILAYVGDAANNMAHSYLIAGAMAGMHVRVAGPSGFDPAPDVVGRAAEIAAWTGGSVEMLRDPREAADGAHVIATDTWTSMGQEEDGKDRLTPFWPYQVNKDLLAVADPSAIVLHCLPAHRNEEITDEVIDGPQSAVFDQAENRLHAQKALLTWLLAVNQQ; from the coding sequence GTGACCACCCGCCACTTCCTCCGCGACGACGACCTGACCCCGCAGGAGCAGGCCGAAGTCCTCGACCTGGCCGCCGAGATGAAGGCGAACCGGTTCGGTTACACGCCGCTCGCCGGTCCCCGGAGCGTCGCGGTCTTCTTCGACAAGGCCAGCCTGCGCACCCGGCTCTCGTTCGAGGCCGGCATCGCCGAGCTGGGCGGTCAGCCGATCATCGTGGACACCCAGAACACCCACTTCGGCCGGGGCGAGACCCTCGCCGACGCCGGCCGGGTGGTGGCCCGTTACGTGTCGGCGATGGTCTTCCGCACCCACGGTGACGAGCGGCTCGCCGAGCTGGCGTCCGGCGTCAAGGTGCCGGTGGTCAACGCGCTCAGCGACGGCTACCACCCCTGCCAGCTGCTCGCCGATCTGCTCACCGTTCGCGAGCGGTTCGGTTCGACCAACGGCAAGATCCTGGCGTACGTGGGGGACGCGGCCAACAACATGGCGCACTCCTACCTGATCGCCGGCGCGATGGCGGGCATGCACGTGCGGGTGGCCGGCCCGTCCGGTTTCGACCCGGCGCCGGACGTGGTCGGCCGGGCCGCCGAGATCGCGGCGTGGACGGGCGGCTCGGTCGAGATGCTGCGCGACCCCCGCGAGGCAGCCGACGGTGCCCACGTGATCGCCACCGACACCTGGACGTCGATGGGCCAGGAGGAGGACGGCAAGGACCGGCTCACCCCGTTCTGGCCGTACCAGGTCAACAAGGACCTGCTGGCCGTCGCCGATCCGTCGGCGATCGTCCTGCACTGCCTGCCCGCCCACCGCAACGAGGAGATCACCGACGAGGTGATCGACGGACCGCAGAGTGCCGTCTTCGACCAGGCG